One Rhododendron vialii isolate Sample 1 chromosome 2a, ASM3025357v1 genomic region harbors:
- the LOC131316221 gene encoding ATP-dependent Clp protease proteolytic subunit 5, chloroplastic-like, which yields MGAFILSAGTKGKRFTLPMSRIMIHQPMGGLEGGDIKIWRSSCVLVTHQVFWDGVSDSSSYFVSLRKELISAPILGRTPTIMIG from the exons ATGGGAGCTTTCATTCTTAGCGCTGGCACCAAAG GAAAAAGGTTTACCCTACCAATGTCGAGGATAATGATCCATCAGCCTATGGGTGGACTTGAAGGTGGTGATATAAAGATATGGAGATCCAG CTGTGTTTTGGTTACTCATCAAGTTTTCTGGGATGGAGTATCCGACTCGAGCTCCTATTTTGTTTCGCTTCGGAAGGAACTAATTTCCGCTCCTATTTTGGGCAGAACACCAACAATAATG ATTGGTTAG